The following DNA comes from Silurus meridionalis isolate SWU-2019-XX chromosome 14, ASM1480568v1, whole genome shotgun sequence.
TCGTACCATTTAAGATCATGAAAGATTAAAAAGGGAAAATTACAGTAccttaatatattattaaaatacaaatgttgCCTATGTACTACAATCGACCAGCATTTGTAGGAGCAAGTTCTCATTTCATAACTGCATGATTTGCATGGTTACAAGTCAGGAATGACCCcctcccacacccacacacacacacacacacactgcacctgtGCTATGGTTGTATGCTAGAAATCAAGCTCACACAATCAAGCCCCGCTTTACGAGAGCGCAGGTTTCTTTTCTGCATAGCACAGCTATGACACCTAGTGGTGTATTAGCTGTGCTGCAGTGCCATCTCATCAACGTCAATTTTAAAACGGACATCGTGGCAGTCCAAAGTCCTTCTAAAGGATTTGATATTGAGTTGATGTGCATGCTGTAGTTTGTTCACTTTGTTACGTTGGTTTATCTAAAGCCTCCTTATCTGTATGTTTCAGAGCGATCCAAAAGCTGAATGGTTACCAGTTTGACAACAACGCTTTGCGAGTGTCCTACATACCGGACGAGAGTTTGGAAGTTGACTCACAGCGCAGCCCTGACAATGGTCGTCGCTCTGGTTATGGTGCTCGTGTTAACTCTAGACAGGGTGCCCCTGGCACAGGGATGCCCTCTAAGCATCAGCACACTGATATACCTCTCCGTTTGCTTGTACCAACCCAGTATGTGGGCGCCATCATCGGCAAAGAGGGTGCCACCATCCGCAACATCACCAAGCAGACACAAAGCAAGTAAGTGCCTGCTGGTCAGACCCACAGTGCAGTGTAACAGATAATTTCTACATGTATAATACCAGTGCAACAAGCATAAGGGCAAGAGGGCATCCGATATTCCAGTGGCACGTGTTACACGATGCAGTAAAACTCTGTAGCTCTCGGGACGGTATTTTTAAACTACAGTTTTATTTGACCTTTTTAAACCCTTTTCAGGATTGATGTCCACCGTAAAGAGAATGCCGGTGCCGCAGAAAAGCCCATCAGCATCCACTCAACTCCTGAGGGCTGCTCGGCAGCCTGCCGTATGATTCTCGACATCATGCACCAGGAAGCCAAAGACACCAAAACGTAAGCAAACTCAGGATATTTGATTAAATCTTAACTAATATTATTGTGATGGCAGTCAAACCTTAATGAAAACTACTTGCCGGAAGCCATGTTCTGAAGTCATTCTACTTGACTaagtgaaaaatgtttttactaatATTCTGGTCCCTCAGAATGTTAAATAGTGTTTTAGGAACGTAGTCTTTTAATTAAAACCTAGGTTGTAGATTTGGCGCACTGGTCTCAgatgagtgattttttttttttccaatgtttACAGTGCTGATGAGGTACCTTTGAAGATCCTTGCCCACAACAACTTTGTCGGTCGTCTGATTGGCAAAGAGGGGCGTAATTTGAAGAAAGTAGAACAAGATACTGACACTAAAATCACCATTTCACCGTAAGTCAGCAAGCAAATGCACATCCTCTCATTACCTGCCTTATAATAGTTTCAGAGAGCTTAAGCTGTGTTATTTCTGTGCAGGCTACAGGACCTGACTCTGTATAACCCTGAAAGGACCATCACAGTAAAAGGTGCCATTGAGGCTTGTTGTCTGGCtgaacaggaaatcatgaaaaAAGTGCGAGAGGCTTATGATAACGACATCGCTGCCATGAATGTAAGTGTGAGATGGGCATAAGATTAATGAGACTGAAATGTGTATTAGATTGACTGCTGTGCTAACGTTCCACTTATGTTCCCCTCCAGCAACAGACACACCTCATTCCAGGACTGAACTTAGGAGCGCTTGGCCTTttccctccatcctcctccatgcctcctcctccacctggaaACGCTGGAGTTTGCCCCCCATATGGCTCCTTTGGGGTAAGACACAAATATAGACATATTCAAGTGATTAAGTCTGGAAGCTGCATTTATACAAGATATTAAAGACGATGAAACATTCTGGAATTGGTTTTGCTTTCCTGGTTTATgatttcattcatacaaattCTATTTTCTGATTTGTCAAATTGTGACTATTTTTTTCTGACTGTAGCTTTGTTACAAAgcaaacatttttaagaaacaattataataaaatgctatTTTGAAGTGAGGATGCTCCAAATAtctaaatgtaaacattaattaaataaaatgtgcttcTCTTCAACAAACAGTGATTTATGTTAGTTGACATGGTGATATGCAGTTTCTCTGCATTCTTTTTATTATCATCAAGAGATAGAGAGTCTCTTTAGGGAATGACTTGCtataacatttgtaaaaaaaaaaaattaatcgaATTGGCtgattgctgtggtataagaggaataaaacacgtctggaaaatgctttaaaaaaaacaaaccaaaacaaaaaatctactTTAATTCCTATCGCTCTAGATCCCAATAACTATTCTGTTTATTATCTTCCTGTAACAGCACACTCCATTGTGTTTTACTACTCATTCATTGCCTTGATGGATCTTACGTTTTATGTCCATAGGCTCCTGAGCAGGAGACAGTCCATGTGTACATCCCAGCTCAAGCAGTGGGAGCTATCATCGGCAAGAAGGGCCAGCACATTAAGCAGCTGAGCCGCTTTGCCGGGGCCTCCATAAAGGTGAGAAGCTTCTAGCACATCAACACACGAAGCCAATATTTTACACAATTCTTAATTAAAGATGtctgaagggatttttgattCTAATTCACTGATTATTTTCTACAGATTGCACCAGCAGAGACACCTGATTCAAAGATGCGCATGGTCATTGTTACTGGTCCACCTGAGGCACAGTTTAAGgtattgatatttataaatggtCAAAAACTGCCCAAACGTTGTCACTTTATACCTGAATAAAAATATGTGAATGATGTGAATGACACTGTGCTTCAGGGTCCTTGTATTCACTTTTTAATTTGGGTCTCTTCATATATGTGcctatactaaaaaaaaaactataaatttattaatattttaagcaTTTATCTTTTGTGCGTTAGGCTCAGGGAAGAATATACGGCAAGCTGAAGGAAGAGAACTTTTTTGGACCGAAGGAAGAAGTGAAGCTAGAGACGCACATCAAAGTAGCAGCAGCTGCTGCTGGCAGAGTTATTGGGAAGGGTGGAAAGACggtgaggtgttttttttttttttttttttttttcccccctctctctcaatgagtaaatctctctctctctctctcactcacatacacacacacaaaaaaacacggtatttcacaaaagtgagtacacccctcacatttcagacaaccattttattatatgtttttaggggacaatacaatagaaatgaaactgtcctctaaaaataactccacatacaaccattattgtcGGAATAActtgcaacaaaagtgagtacatcctgAGTGAACTTATCAAAACTGTGTCCGAAGTGTCAGTGAGCCAGagttttgtgtgagcaccattgatcctcttccactccttgaTAATGACAtaacagagctgctggatgttggacACATGGCGCTGCTTCAGAATGTgtcagtacatgttggaatcaatgatgctaccaccaccatgcttgactgttcTGATGGTTCTgctcaccagggcgtcaccacacatgctggacaccatctgaaccAATCAAGTTtttcttagtctcatcagaccacaggacatggtttcagtaatttatgctcttggacaggttttcTTCAGAAAACtatttgcaggctttcttgtaagccagcttcagaagagcggaccttccacttctgcaatctctaaagcaatgctggcagcactcatccgtctttttttttaagcgagtttctgcacctgatgcacagcacgagaactcaacttctttgatcgatcATTGCGATGCCTtgtccgagtggaacccgtcttggaaaaccttttgtatgaccctggccattGTACTGTAACTGAGTTTTAGGGTATTAATGATCTTCACTTTAATTCGCTTTAATGCACTTTAATTCTGAAattctgaaaagctgctttgagacaatgtccattgtaaaaagcgctatagaaactTGGATTTGAAACTTGAACTTCTTATAGTCTAggccaggggtgtcaaactaaattgcacagggggccaaaactcaaagcagaaatatgaacatgctgcaaaaaacccctgaaaaaaatcaataaaaatagtgcttttatgttaaaataataacaaaacaatcggatttctttgctcttatgccattttctaaaaaaaattatcttaaactttaaattacttaaaatattttgctctccataaaaatatctccagtcCAACACAAGACGTCTTacaccttcatcatgcagctcttcagaaactctcccttagtaaataaccggctgatgtggctctgatttctcctctgcttttacactagcttcactttgtgattttgatctggtgaaaaacatctgctaaaatgtcagattcttctttaactcttctactttctgtatcttctgctctgcattcaggttcttcagcttcccctgatgttttgtctcgtagttccgtcttagatttaattccttaattacagccacattcgctccactaaTAAGACACACGGGTTcaccggcagtgtcagtaaacatatactcagaatcccattggttttgaaaggctctgttttcagaatcaacttttctctttgttattgtgaggggcttcacaataactgtacaatagggttaaatataTCAACAGAAGCGCGACTTGATTgatgctggaatgttcccaggtcaccgagcgttcggtaaggcagctgaagcgctgcattacgGGATCTGTAGTATGTGTGTAAttagcgcttcatatcgccgggacattaataacaataataatagatctatataaaatcatcatGAGTTTGACACAAGTGGTTTAGGCCATCTGTGtgtagagcaacaattctaattctcaaatcctccgagttatttgccatgaggtgccatgttgaacattcggtggtcagtatgagagaattgtacgcaaagcaccaaatttgaactgctctaatacaagatacaaaaatttgtatggttctttCAATTAGACAAAACCATGAACATGaggaataggacatgtggctttgcatggttaagagACACAGCAGTatagctgttatcacttaaggTGTACTTTTGTACTCAGTGTGATTTGcctttcattatatatatatatatatatatatatatatatatatatatatataattattattgtagcatttAAAGGAAAAGCCCATCTGCAAGTTCTGTATGTTAGTTGGGATTACAAGGTGCTAATAATTTAAACTGTACTATTGTAGGTGAATGAACTACAGAACCTAACCGCAGCTGAGGTGGTGGTTCCTAGAGAGCAGACCCCTGATGAGCAGGACCAGGTCATTGTCAAAATCATCGGCCACTTTTATGCAAGTCAGGTATGTTTTACACAGTAACACATTTTCCTACTTCACAGATCGGCTGCCAGAATAGCTCCAGAATACATAAAAGTCTCTAGAATAATCCGTAAGGGAAGGAAAATGTAATCTCTGTTACAGGCATTTAATTGGGTTCAGATCTGGTAACTGTAAATGCCAAATCATAAGATTCATACCATATTCATGTCCCCTGAATAATTCagggatgatttttttttttttttttttttctgtgacaaATTACTCATGTCAGGATAGAAAGCTTTAGGATAAAGCTGATCAATCACAATAACTTGCATTGGTTTGCAGTGACTTCTCCTTCAGTAAaattcctcttcttttttctgtccATTAGCTTATAGGTgcatttactatatatattagTTCGGGGAAAGaattgcaaaacataaaattgcttgtaattttttattaacgcagttttttattatttgtaatcaacaattttaaataaaatgcctgattGGTTAagtaatatatgaaataatagtttataatacttaataaaatgttataaaattaaTGCAACACACTTCTATTAAATTGATTcaattaaactaaataaatctaaaattaaGTTAAATAGTTTAactcatttgggtaatacagatgtgtgtgtgtgtgtgttacatcaaaatatattaaattttctaaCGATacgatctacttaactgttcttatTTTAGTatacttttcatttcactgcaagttgtagTTTGTGACAAATGAAAAATCTTGAATCCATATTGCTAGcactagccacttcctggttagcggatATCGCTggcgctattgattctttagcgttttattgCATATGCAAAACACATCTAATTTCCCCCTATTGTGTGAGTAGCCACAGTTGACACTACACTatctctagtttcttttttttttttacccctggCACATATATACAGaacagtgctcgaattgaggggGCTATCCGGGACCCCTcataaggcattagggacccccccataacaagtaaaaaatagacttttGAATTGATCACTTgtatataatcataaatatttaatcacaggTTCTCAACAAAATATTGTGATCACATGACCAGTGGGCtttctatacatttttcattccaTGGGCTTTACAAATTTAGGACCTCTGGTGTTCAAACCGTGCATTtgcaatatttgtaaaattgattgtacagtaaaaccctgttgtacgagcataattcgttcttgaaaattgctcgtaggtccatttgctcgtacattcgaactgattttctcctataagaatgaatgtaaaagtgattcaatccgttccgagatctcattcgatcgcttactTCTGCACttaagtatttgtagcctattttaagaaacaaatacaccgcaaattaccgtcatgtaaacataatttaacacttacccatgtggtagtggttgattgcgagtttAAGAAGCGCAccacgctcataacctcctcggtttccatggtaaatctatttacttttgttttcacagcaccatcactgtttttcttgggagacatttttcacgaattctagtgaaataaaaatataaaacaaaaaaaaaaagttacgtttttgctgcactgaacaacgagagtgataggtcatcaactaagcgactgatgcgaccctccgccgaaaacggggaacctgcagtgtgggtttgctcgtgcttttgaaatttgctcgtgaaatagggtaaaattttgcaaaCAAGGTCGCTcatatctccgtttgctcgtactataggttgctcgtacaacggggttttactgtactacTTGCTACTACTCTGTCCCGGTGGAAACGTTCAACCCAAGACCCAAGTAATCAGCATGTCTGTGTGATTGTTTGCTGTATTGACGATCAACAGAATGATACTTCAAGCATACCAAAAGTGGTCAAAATAGCAAAATTTTAAAGTATTATGGGTAAAATGTACTACAATCAAACACCTTAAAGTACACAGTATATAGAAGGTTTAATTAATAAAGTGAGAAGAGGTGCAGTCTGTGTTAACCTGAACTAAGTGAATGTATACATTTCTTGAAACTGTGCTGAAAACTCTTTTAATCTGTATTTCTGCATAGGTGAGGTGCTACACAAGTGTAATGGAATGACCATAAATTGTCTGTCTTCTTATTTTTAGCTGGCCCAGAGGAAGATCAGAGACATTTTGACACAAGTTAAGCAGCAGCAGAAAGGTGGCATGGGAGCCCCACAGGCATCTCACCCACAGAACCTGTCCGAGCTTGGGCCTCAACAGGGAATGACCCAGGAGCCTAGGAGGAAGTAAGAGGCTCCAGCCCAAAAGTGGACGGACagacggatggacagacagagaagAAACAGCGGACTGACTGAGAGAGAGCGACACAGACCCAGCGGTAGACAGGGAGAAATGAGCATTTAACAAAGAGGGGAAttcaaaggaaataaaaatgcctGAGAGAGTACAAAAGTTTAGAGAAAAGATACTAGAACTTtgagtgatttaaaaaaaaataaaagaaaaaaaaagaaaaagagagagagaactaggAAACAGAGACCAGATGCCAGGTCGACTGACTGGGGATGGCAGGGGTTCCTTGTGGCAGCTTGAGTAATCAATGGCTATGTGGCCTTGAGAGTGCTCTCATGAATAGTATCATGCTTGGGGCACCCCTGCCATCACCAGTCACTCAAGTATTTTAAGGgtgtttttttaagaagagCTATATGTATAGAAATGTTTATTCAGAGGTATTATAATGAAATGCAGTGAGGCAGAGGTGGGGAGAGGGGAGCGGAGAACCCATCACATCGAGTCATCCTTGGCTCATCCTTTGCCTACAGGAAATGTATGGGAGGGGCCATAGCTGTTAACACTGCTCTTCAAGTCCCTGGCAGTAAACTGTTGGGGGTAAGaacaaataaagaagaaaaaaaatgaggttGTATATATAATCTTCATGAATTTGTATTGAAGCACTGTTAAAGCACAGTGAGGGTACAGTAAGTGGGTGGGCCGAGGCTGACCCTGCAGTTCTATTGCAGAGGCTCAGCTCCGATATAATAAAACTTAACTTCCAGCCCTGAACAACGCCCGGCTACTGCTGCTGGTGCGTGGCCCACGCCAAAAtggcatattttatatatattatatatatatgatatgtgAGTTAACCTGGCCCCTCAGAAAGCACAGAAAACGGCAGTGGGAAGGAAATGTGGCACTGGGATCAGACCATCTTTTGCAGATATTTTGAGATCGTTAAAATTAGCTTTTAGTGTCTTGGTTTGTTGGTGAATGTTTTTAGCCAAGATTTAACTGAAAGCACAGAGTGCTGATAAAAAATTGAATTTTGCATACATGGGAAAGATGGAATGGGATAAAAATCTCAATTCTTTATCAGTCCTGTTAATTTGATTAATCTGGCCTTTAAATTAGATCACATGAAGGATGCAGGCTCCCATGGCCCAGCTCCCCACCCTGCCTAAATGTGAGAGGTGAACAGCAGGTGATGTTAAAATGGCTTCTGCGCGCTCTCTCTCCCCCCTACTCCATTCGATAGATGCTGCTGAGGAGGCCAAAATGCTGGCTTTCTTCAGTCATCTTCGAACAGATTagatagaaaaaaatagaaacctACCTCAGGGTATTGTTACCTCAGTATTCCTAAcagcttcttttttcttttcctttttttttttgcttgctggtgttttatataaaagctGATAGtcctgaatattttatttttttaaggaaaaatatttttagttatttgttggatatttctttttcttcccccTAGTTTTCgcatgtatgtgagtgtgtatggatGATAACCCacatttttccacttttaaTTTCGAAAGGATCCATATTGGCAGGAGGCATGAATGTCTTGGTCTTTGCTGAACCAGTGCTGGCAGATTCTTCACAGTTGCCTTTGGACCTATAACCAACAGAATTTGAAGTCTGGCTTTTTTCATGTAGTGGTACAACACAGTCATGGTGTTTAATCTCTTAACATGCAAACTTTAATAGCTGATTAGCAGTGGCTCTGACTATAGGATGTATTGCTCCTCTTATTTGGCTCGATTTTGTTGGGTTTTCTAGCAGTGCTGCCGTTAATCTTATGCACTGAAAACCTGGAGTCTGCTTCGATTGCCAGGATTGTGCCATGACTGTATGTTTAGAAGCAGCCCAGTGACATCTAAATAACTTCAAGATATATACTGAGTTTAGGTTCAGCATAGTGCTTATTCAACATCCAGTATGTACGTGTGATTGGGacgcgtgttttttttttttttttcttcttaaaaaaaaaaaaaagaaaggaaaacagtttgtgtatagtttttttttgttgttgttgttgagggAAAGTGGTTTGAGTGTTATTAAGGACAGACAAAAATACATTCTATCTACTTGTCTcagttaaacctttttttaactgAATGAGAATACTTTGGAAAATGGGAGCGAGAAATTAAGAAAGCGGTCACTTCACATCAGTGACAGATTAAACCTGTTTATGAATCGCTAAACAAAATAGACTGaaaacttttttgtatttttagaataaaaaaaaaggacacatgACAAAGCCGGGCAATATGTAGCGATTTAAATGTGAAAGATAAATAGATACTGCCAGAATCCTTTTTTGTCGAGTACACATTCCACCTGCGCATGGCTAAATGGCGCCtattttgtgctcattttcaCACACGGGTTGAAATCGTtgctatttttaaagaaaaactaaacaaaaacgcTTCCCTTTTTCTCAGTAGAAAGCAGTGTTCAGGGTTGCATTGATTTTCTCCTCCTCAGGTGGGAAGgaagtctgtctctctctctagccTGTAGATTTCTGTCAGAccataagacacacacacaccactttagATTTGTTCAGACTGCAGCCTTTTGTTTAACAGCAAGCTTTATTTGGACATGACATCTGGTTGTGTACTGTTTCATCAGTtttagacaaaacaaaaaaaaaaagaaaaatttctaGAATCTTTGAAAACTGGGGAAATATGGAGTCAAGCTATTCTATTGTTCAATTGGAATATAAGGTGTAAAAGAGTTGAGAGGAAGATGGGccgaaatttttttttgtctttttcttcttttttcttttttttttctttctttctttttgttttggaaaagGTAGACATTTATTAAAGCTAACTTAAACAGATTTTAGGCTTTATGTTCTCACAGATTTGCTGGATATTAATTCTAGGTCACTAAAATGAGTAGTCGTGCAGTGCTGCCGAACATATGATGATGATCACACTTGTctccctcctctccttttcaCTTGCTTTGTCCTCCATCTATTTCTCCTTTCATCCCTGTACACAACtcgcaaattttttttttttacttagattTTTTGCTacatatgattttattttttttttttgtttgtttgggtttgGTATAGACCTTCACCCTCTCTCACGCTGGCCTTGTTTGTGTCCATTTTCTCGGTTTTGTTCGGTCGTTTTGAGCCGTGTATTTCAGTTTTAAATTTTTAACCCCCCTGAAAAATTTTGTATAATTGGATCAGTtattttctatctttctctccacctctctctctctctctctctcgctctctttttctctctctcgatcAGGTTTCTTTAGAAAAGCACAGAGATCTCTTTTACTGCTATTAGATCATTTAAAATACTAACCAGTTGTTTGCAATGCAGTTAACGCCTGTGCCAAACAGATTTTCCGATTTACTCTGTTAAGATTCGATCTAGGTTGTTCACGCTGTTTTAGGTGTAGTGTGAAGACTAATAAAAACTTCCACTTCAGCACTCGCTCTGTttaagaaaggaaagaaaaacatatacaaaatgCCACCCAAACCTGTATACGACAAGTTTCAGGAACACAACTGCATGTTTTTTGTGATTCTTATGCAATTCCTTCACAAGGACTGTTAATACTCTGGAAATCATAGAATTATAAAAGGATTTAACAAAGTCTATCCATTTCAGTGCACAGATTTACACATAGGCAACAGATCTAACCTCATACTAGTCAGGTGTAGCAGacagacaaatgcacaccaCAGGAAATTCATCCTGCTAGTTTCTGGCCTTCGCTCAAAGAAACCATTTGGGTGCTAATGACGATTTAAACCTCACATAACTAGGAAACGCTACCTCAAGACTTAGCCATAAGATTGTTTTATCAACCTGACAAGAGCGAAAGTGCATGTTACTTTTTCactttaatttttctttaatttattatttttttttccttttttgcttctctttttttttttttttttttcttttccagtcaTTCTTTATTTTAGAGTTGAGGCCGTGATAGAGGGAAGGGAGGTGATGATTTGGTAAGCGGAGATGATCTGGTTGTTTGGTGTTGGGAGGACTTGGTTTGTAGGTGATTTGTAAAAACAGTGAAGGATCAGGAACATGAAGAGCCCTCTAGTTTAGACTACATATAATGTCACTACTcaagtcattttcttttttagagcACGAACAAGTGTGAAGCGTTGCCTTCACTCGTGATATGTAAATACCCACTAAATGAGAAGTGCTCAATAACCCTCAAACACATTACTCTACCTCCTGATTCTGCGTAATTTTGACCTCCCCTTAAACCAGAGCTCCAAACAAACAGTCACACAGTTCACTTGTGTTGTTAGTTATCCAGCTGCCTATACTGGTGTTTCTTTTCGTAACGACTGACATTGGATGTGGCCGAGTCCCAGATCAGCATCAAGGTATACTGGAGTCCCTCTCATCCTCAGCTTTCCACCCCACAGTCCTtccttatcattttttttatcttcttcaaTCAAGAAGCTCAATATCTATATTCAAGTAACTTTTTTTGTTGATCTACCTCTTAgagaacaaatgaataaatagacaaatgtaaaatgggggaaaaaggacaaaaagtaaaaaaaaaaaaatacaaaataaaaaaaagtttagaaaaaTTCTCGaatgaaaaagtaataaaataattaatgatgtaAACAACTGGGTAGAAGCATCTCCATATACTGTAGTGgatagtgtattaaaaaaagaatactttTTCTTCCAAagatgatttttgttttgttttgttttcgcCATTGTTTAGACCATTATTCAAgattaattgttaaataaagaataaacagaTGGGGTGGgaaagttaaaagaaaaatatcaatttcattattcaatttctttttttctttttttttttccattcctcGTTAGATTGACTTAAGTTCTTAAGTTTGCAATTCTTCATcctttatttgattaatttttttctgattgcTTTTTTTGGAATGACATAGGATTGTATCTCGTTTTGGATGCATtagaattctctctctctctcgctctctctgtaaACTGCAACATAGTTCTCATTGAGACATTGCAGAGCAGCATGATACTgaattcattctttctttttctttttttttttaatctttattgaTGCAACAGGCAAGTAAAGGGCCTATTTAGCTGACTAGGGCACAGTttaggaggaggagaggaagaagagtgATTTATCACGTCAAGTCCC
Coding sequences within:
- the igf2bp1 gene encoding insulin-like growth factor 2 mRNA-binding protein 1 produces the protein MNKLYIGNLNENVTAEDLVKTFEDYKIPYTGQFLVKTGYAFVDCPDDQWAMKAIETFSGKVELHGKRIEVEHSVPKKQRTRKLQIRNIPPDLQWEVFDSLLAQCGTVENCEQVNTESKTAVVNVTYATREQARQAIQKLNGYQFDNNALRVSYIPDESLEVDSQRSPDNGRRSGYGARVNSRQGAPGTGMPSKHQHTDIPLRLLVPTQYVGAIIGKEGATIRNITKQTQSKIDVHRKENAGAAEKPISIHSTPEGCSAACRMILDIMHQEAKDTKTADEVPLKILAHNNFVGRLIGKEGRNLKKVEQDTDTKITISPLQDLTLYNPERTITVKGAIEACCLAEQEIMKKVREAYDNDIAAMNQQTHLIPGLNLGALGLFPPSSSMPPPPPGNAGVCPPYGSFGAPEQETVHVYIPAQAVGAIIGKKGQHIKQLSRFAGASIKIAPAETPDSKMRMVIVTGPPEAQFKAQGRIYGKLKEENFFGPKEEVKLETHIKVAAAAAGRVIGKGGKTVNELQNLTAAEVVVPREQTPDEQDQVIVKIIGHFYASQLAQRKIRDILTQVKQQQKGGMGAPQASHPQNLSELGPQQGMTQEPRRK